TCTTTCTGGGCCAGGCCCTCTTTTCCTCTTGTATTTGTTACTACACTCAAGCAAGTGGTTTATTTGGGGTATAGCTAGCCCCCCCCTGTTTGTACAACTAGGTAATGTTTTGGATCCTCTTTGAATATTAGAAAAGAGTAACAATTAAAATTGATGTTCTTTTATCTGAACGTTCTTTTATCTGAATaggtaaataaattatttgtatggTCAGCTGGTCACACTCCAGATCTTCTTATATTTTCATTGTCCGTTGGACTTTACCAAATAATTATTGGAATCTCAAAATTCACTATGTAAATTtgtaaagctatttttttttttactggttgaTATGCTTGATGAAGCAGTGTGCCCAGTGTGCATTtatgtaataaacacgcaggggttttTACTCTGCTTGTTCCTGCTGTATAGTACTGGCAGGGTGCTGACCATCCATACTAATCACCGTGCCTATTGCTCAGGAAGAAGCTAGGGAGTGCAGTTGGTTTATTCTGCatggtatagaatctattatccagaatgcttaggacctggagttttccagttaagacatctttctgtaatttagatcattttaccttaagtctactaaaaattatttaaacattaaataaacccaataggattattttgccactaaTACAGATTAATTCagcttcatttggatcaagtacaaggttctgttttattctccaagagaaaaaggaaatcacttttaaaaattagtaatatttgattaaaattgagacTATGGGAGATATGTTTCCTTAATAATGGATCACATAACTGTACAATACATAGGTTGCCATGCACTTTTATTGTCCCTTGTATGGTATCCATCCATTCGGCCGATAGAGTACTGTAAAAGTCTCTGTATGACCACATAAATGCCTGCATTTTAATCTGCACCGTTTTTCTGATCATCATTTTTGTATTCCCCACTGAAGTGTGAGCGTGGCAGAGGGGAGAAGTCTCAAGTATATGCTCATTCATTCATGCCTCTTACTTTTCAATAGCTCCATAAAACATGAAGAGGTTAATTCTTAATAGAATAACACATTAACAATCTGGTTTAGTGGAGTCAGACTGTtgtttaaagataaaaaataagctAATAAAGTACTTTATTGTGGATCCACAAGTGTAACCCATGGTGCAGATAAAACAGAATGCTTACCCTTACATTTTTTTGTCACCTCCAGGGGAAGCATTAGTTATTTGGACTCCTTATGTTCTAAATATTAAACTCCCTGGTGTCTTTAATTTCTTAAATGGGATGTTCACCCTTTTAACAGTTTCAGAAAATAAGCTCAGTGGGAgtccaattttatgtttttcaggggtccAGAACAAAAATGGTATAAAGTTCTGGAGAATGTATTATGaggaaaatgcattatatattggaatGACAACGGGGAAACTTAAAATGACCAGCTCTACagcgaaacctcaattttacataccttgtaaaatatttgcaatctggtttaatttttttaatttaaatgtagccGTTTTAATATACCTGGGAATGTAGCAATTAACAGATCCTTTAGGTCTCTTTGCCCAAGCTGGGGGATTGCCGACACCACAAGACAAGAGACCGAGCAGGTATTAATTTCTACTATGCTCCTTTTCCCTATTGTGTTTGGCTGATGCAGTTCAGCCAATCGGATcaagaaaggcaaaaaaagaagCATGCACACAAGTGAGTGTTGCCTGTACTTCCCTGCAATATTTCTATGTAAGAATAGACTTAAGGATCTGGGCAAATGTTTGACTAAAGTAGCGCTACCCCTTGTGAACGTGGACAAGTTGCTTATTATACCCCCCACAGGGTAAATGGTGACAATGAAGGCAATTTATTATTGGTTATACCTTGCAGAGTAAATTTCTCATTCAATTTGTTGAATGTTTCTTTCACTTACAGATGATATTgctaattgctactttttaaacagGGGTGAACATTCAGGTGTGAAATTAATGAATGGATAGAATCATCTGTCATGAAAGCACTTCATCCAGGATTTACTTGTTATAAACTATGGTCAAGACAAAAACTTTTATATTCACATATGAGAAGACCTGCTGTTTCATATGCTGCCAAAAAAGCCTCTATGACCATGTATATAGAACACAAGATCATTATAAAGGCAGATAATACTCAGAGGAGACATTTGCTTAAGGTTAAGTGAGTTGCCCCCTGTAGATATCAGgtttttagatttaagccataaatggttattatcaaagaacaaagattaagATTATAGAACATGgcactagtgtgtgtgtgtgtatatcatatatattatatatatattgttatccGTAAATTTGAATACAACATCTATCCGACACCCCTGAGTCTGGATTCATAGATAGAAACACTAGTTTAAATCCTTTTGTCTACCCCTTGTGAACTTGGACAAGTCACTTAATCTCCTGGTGTCTCTTTACATATAGTACTGCGATGACTGTCTTGATTGCTGCAAATATTTCAAAGAGCTTTGAGTCCCTTGTGAGAAAAGCAATATAAATAATTCCCTTTATGGGGGGTGGGAATGCAATAATAATTTACCTatgcaataataatttatttttcatcttttctAGACAAATCTGCCTATCTTTAAACTGAAAGATTCCTGTGTTAGAAGAAGGTATAGTGACTTTGAATGGCTGAAAAATGAACTGGAAAGAGACAGCAAGGTAAGATGATCAAAAAGATATGGTTAAATCTTTGACTACCTTGTGTGAATTGCTTTGAGAAGCAGTTTACAAAGCCTTACCGTGTTTtcctagtcacccatggcagctattcaccaatgggttaaatcCACTCACCAGGCCAATGGACAGGATCCTCCCCAAGCAATTTAAAAGCGCCCGCCCCCTTATACtcactgtcttttttttcctgtccACGGGCTGATGGTGCAGGTGGATGATTCCCAGCAGTAAGGGGGCTCTCTCTCTCAGTTCCCCCTTACAGTAGCTGaagtcccagtagctccccctgAGTTGGGGTTAGCAAGGGAGGGACCAGGCGTTTGCGTGGAGGCATCCTGGGTCCAGCCGTACCTCCCGTAGTATGCGGGTTAGGGAGGCGAAGGAGCTGTTGCGCAGTGTGGCGctgaaaccggaagtgacgtcacgaatGCCGCGAGAATTTCCTATACTAGGCTGGATGCGGAGCGCTGGATGGGCGGAAGTACCTCaggcgccattttggattctggcAGCATGGCGAACCGGAAGTGGGGGGTTTCGCGCCTGAGATGCACCAAACAGTATTTTAGTGCGTTTCAGGTAGGCAGGGACGCCCttctttaaaagtttttttgctaCTTGTGACGCTGGGTCCTGCAGGAGCCTGTTTATTCTGCTGATACAGGTATGTGCAGTAGGATTATGCTGCCAGGAGATTTTTTGTCTAGGAGATAGACTAAAAGTTTGTTTTTATGCAGCACCTCTATGGAGTCGGGAATGCCGGGCAAACCACCTCACCCCAAAGGGAAAAGGTGAGACATGTCCTAATGCCTGTgtgctaagagagagagagaattgtgCAGGaggttaatatttgtttttttctatataattacaCAGCCTTCCTGCCactgaaaagaaagacaaaacgCCAGAAAAGGCTACGTCAGTTCAAGCTCAAGGAGAACCAGGAGTGTCAGCTTCTCTTGAAAATCAAGCTTTTGCTGAATCTTTGGCTGcggtcattaaaggaacagttcagtgtgaaaataaaaactgtgtaaatagataggctgtgcaaaataaaaaatgtttctaatatagttagttagccaaaaatgtaatgtataaaggctggagtgaacagatgtctaataaaacagccagaatcctacttcctgcttttcagctctataactctgagttagtcagcgacttgaaggggggccacatggtacatttctgttcagtgagtttgtaattgaccctcagcattcagctcagattcaaaagcaacagatatgacccatgtggccccccccctcaagtctctgattggttactgcctggtagccagggtaaccagtcagtgtaaaccaagagagctgaaaagctggaagTAGTTTCTGAccgacatgttatacatcaaatcactccagcctttatacatgaaatgtttgcctaactaactatattagaaacattttttattttgcacagcctatctatttactcagtttttatttttacactgaacaattcctttaagcaagcGGTGGTGCAAGGTTTTCAGGAAGTAGCGACTTCTAAAAAGAGAGCAAGACATGGTTACTCCAGACAAATAGATTCCCTTTCTGAGGTTTCGGAGGGAGAACTTTCGGAAGATTCAGAATTAGATTCTCCTTTAGGTTCGGAAGAAGGGGAGATTGACATGGAGGAGGACTCCAATTTTGATCTGGCAGTGATCGATCCTCTGATAAAAGCAGTTAGGCAGACGCTGACCTTCCCCATGGAACCTGCCAAATTATCTTCAGCTGATAAGTTGTTTCTGTCTCTGAAGAAGAGGTCGGTATGCTTTCCAGTTCACGCCTCAATTAAAGATATTATTAtggcagaatggaaaaaaacagaaaaaagacctCAGACTGCAGGAAAATTTCTTAAGAAATATCCATTTGCAGAAGAGGATTCGAAATTTTGGGATTCATCCCCTAAGGTGGATGCAGCGGTTGTGAGACTGGCAAGAAAGACCACCTTACCGGTGGATGATGCGGCAGCTTTCAGAGAACCGATGGAGAAAAAGATTGAATTtaatcttaaaaaatcttttggagCAGCAGGGGCAGCCTGTAGACCGGCAGTGGCACTCACTTCAGTTTCGCGAGCCTTAAAAGTGTGGCTGGCTGAGGTAGAAGAAGCAATCTCATCTAATGTAAAAAGACCTAAAGTGTTGGAAATGCTGGCTGACTGTAAATTGGCGGTTGATTTTATGTCAGAAGCTTCTATTGATCTAGTCCACTTTATGGCAAGATCCATGGCACTATCGGTGGCAGCAAGGAGAGCGTTGTGGCTTAAACCTTGGGCAGCAGATGCAGCCTCGAAATCCAACTTATGCCAACTGCCATTTGAGGGAGAAATGTTGTTTGGAGAGAGATTGGATACAATCATCAAGAAAGTATCTGGAGGAAAAAGTGTGTTCCTTCCTCAGGAAGGAAGAAACAAAAGTATGAGGTTTGATACATCTTTTcacagagagaaggagagatcATTTAGAACATCCAAACAATATAAGCCAGGGAAAGAATTTAACAGACAGTCGTCATGGAGATCGGGCCGTCAAAGCTCAAGAGGCAATTTCAGGAGATCGAGAGGTTTCTCAGGCTCAACGGCTCAGCAGCAATGAGGGTGTCTTGGCTCAGACGAAAGTAGGAGGCAGATTGGCGCTATTCGCTCAGGTCTGGGCCAGAAACATTCAAGATCGCTGGGTATGCGATACAATAGAAGAAGATTATTTTGTAAGTTCATCTTTGCAGGAGTCAGAAGAAGCGCAAAGTCTGTTTTCAGGAGTACATGGATCAGCTATTTGCTTCCGAGGCAATAGAAGTCGTTCCTCCTTTTGAACGAAGAAGGGGGTTTTATTCAAGATTGTTCCTAGTAAAGAAGGCTTCAGGCGCTATGAGGCCAGTATTAGACATGAGGAGTCTAAAcaaatttctacaaaaaaagaaattcaagatggaatccctagCATCAGTGATACAGGCGATCTCGGTTGGGGATTGGCTCACCAACATCGACTTGAAGGATGCGTATTTTCATGTGCCAATTTGTCAGGACCACAGAAAGTTTCTGAGGTTCGAAGTGGGAGGGGTACATGTGCAATTCAAATGTCTCCCATTTGGCCTGTCGCAATCCCCAAGGGTGTTGACAAAGATTTTGGTGACATTAATAGCCGaattaaggaaggaaggaattttAGTCTTTCATTACTTAGACGATATTCTGGTAACGGCAAGAACAAAGAGAGAGGCAGAGATTCAAACAACGAGGGTGTTGGAATCGCTAGAGCTACACGGCAGGATAGTGAATTTGGAAAAGAGCAGTCTAGTTCCATCAAAGTCTCTCGTCTTTTTAGGGGCTCTTTTCCAGACACAAAGGAATTTGGTAAGTCTTCCTCTTCTAAAACAAAGGAAGATTATTCAGGCGATAGAAGACTTCAGAAGTCAGGAAGTAGTCTCAGTGCGCCAGTGTTTGAAGATCATGGGATTGATGTCCTCAACGATCCAGATCGTAAAATGGTCAAGGTGGCATTCAAGACCATTACAAAATTTTGTGCTCAGAAAAGTGAAAAATCCTCAAGAAAACCTACGGGAAAAATTGACTCTGTCTCAAGAATTAAAAAACGTCGTAAGTTGGTGGTGTGTTCCAGAGAATTTAGGAAGAGGTACCCCACTAGAGGAGCCAGACTGGATAACAGTTACAACAGATGCATCAGGAGTCGGCTGGGGAGCCTACATAGGAGATGTATGCGTTCAAGGTTCTTGGGAGTTAAGTCACGTCTCCTCAAATGTCATAGAGTTAAAGGCAATAAAAGAGGCTCTATTAGCCTTGGCAGACCATCTGAAAGGAAGAAGGGTAAAAGTGTTTTCCGACAATACCACAGCAGTGGCCTATGTGCAGAAGCAAGGAGGTACAAGAAGCCTGGTCTTGTCGGAGGAAGTAAAACCAATTTTTCAGTGGGCAGAGTCTTGCCTAGAAAATATCACTGCAGTACATCTTCCAGGAATAGAAAACCAAAAAGCAGATTTTCTAAGTCGAAGTCGCGTGGATCTGGGAGAGCGGAGTCTTCACGACGATATCTTTCAAGATCTGGTAGATACTTGGGGAGTACCGGAGATAGATGCCATGGCTACCATTCACAACAGGAAATGCAGAAGGTTTTTTTCCAGATTCCCATGCGCAGAAGCAGAAGCCGTAGATGGTCTAAGGCAGGACTGGTCAAGAGAGCTAATCTTTGTGTTCCCTCCAATTCCCCTGGTCTGGAAGGTCCTAAAGAAAATAGAGGGGGAAAAGGCCAATGCTATAGTAATAGCACCATACTGGCCAAGAAGACCTTGGTTTCCTCTTCTACACAGACTGTCCTTAGGACAGCCCAAGCAGATTCCGAGGTTCCCAGGTTGGTTGTCTCAGGGATTAGTTCAGTTTCACAAGGAAGATCACTTTGCTTGACAGCCTGGAGGTTGAGAGGAGGAGACTGAGAAAACTAGTGTGCAAGGAGAAGTTAGTAGATTTTCTGTTGAATGCAAGGAAAAGATCTACATCTACACAATACTATAAGATCTGCGAGACCCAGGTTGTCCTTCAGCATCTATGGTGGTCGATTTTTTGTTCGCTGGTTATGAGAGAGGCCTTCATTTAAGTACCCTCAAAGTGCAGGTGTCGGCTATTTCAGCACTCTCAGGAAAAACTTGGGCGGTAGATCCGTTGGTCCTGAGATTCTTCGATGCCTTTAAGAGGGTAAAACCACGGATCCGAAGCTTTTCACCTCCCTGGGATCTTCCGTTTGTCCTAGACAGTTTGACAAAGCCACCTTTTGAGCCTTTAGAGGACGTTTCCTTATGGAATCTTACACTTAAAGTTGCTTTTCTAGTTgccgtgacgtcagcgtgcaGAGTGGGCGAGCTGGCAGCATTATCAGCTCGGGAGCCATTCACTGTAATTTATCAAGACAAAGTGGTTTTGAGACCTACTTTCAAATTTCTTCCAAAAGTGATATCTGACTTCCATATGGATTTAGAAGTTACACTTCCTTCATTTTGTCCTTCGCCAAAGTCAGAAAAGGAGAGACAATGGCATAAACTGGATTTGGTCAGAGCCCTCACAATATACCTGGATAGAACAAAATCATGGAGAAAGTCGGATCATTTGTTTGTGATTCCTGGTGGTTTCAGAAAGGGGAAAACTCCATCTAAGAAGACGTTGAGTTCTTGGATAGTGGCAGCAATTGCGAAGGCGTACAATGCAGCTGGCAGGAAGGTTCCCCGGGGATTGAAAGCCCATTCCACCCGAGCTCTAGCAAGTTCCTGGGCGATGGAGGCCAAGGCATCGCCAGAAGCGATTTGCAAGGCGGCGAGATGGTCCTCcatcaatacatttattaagtATTATAGATTGGTTGTTCTTTCCTCCCAGGAAACAAAATTTGGGAGAAAGATTTTGCAGTCTGTTgtgaatatttcaaaataaagtgTGTTATGTTACTGCATTATGTGTCAAGTGTCAAGTCCCTCCCTGTAGCTTTGGTAGTTCCCATTGGTGAATAgctgccatgggtgactaggaaaacaggaaattttttattgcttaccgtaatttctgtttcctggtcactttccatggcagcattcaccaaaaaCTACCCACCCCTTGTTTTTGTGTGAGCTGTTCAACTAAGACAGTGAGTATAAGGGGGCGGGCGCTTTTAAATTGCTTGGGGAGGATCCTGTCCATTGGCCTGGTGAGTGgatttaacccattggtgaatgctgccatggaaagtgaccaggaaacagaaattacggtaagtaataaaaaaatttccTGTTTTCTAGTGCTTTTTGGTTCACATGTAATGAATGATGTATACAGCAGGGTAGCATTCCTATAGTAGGGGGGAATGGTTTATTGCTGCACCATTGGCCCAAAAAATTAGGGaggcactaaatccactattttgaattcggccgaaaccccgaatcctttgtgaaagattcggatgAATAccaaatcaaatcctaatttgcatatgcacatttgcatatgcaaattagggactggaaggggaaaaatttccctccagcccctaatttgcatatacaaattcggtttggccaggcagaaggattcggccgaatttgaatcctgctgaaaaaggccaaatcccaaaccgaatcctggatccggtgcatccttACAAAAAAATACAGCCCTTCTAGCCTTGACCAGTTGTTAAAAGACCCCATACACCAGTCTGATGTATGCAGTGTCAGACTCAGGTGCCcggggcccacaggggctgccCCCTCAAGGGCACCACTTCAGTCGCTAACTCCTTCGCTTGTTGATAGTTCCTCTTTCCTCACCAGTGCTACATTTATCTATAATGTAGACAATCCATCCGTACTGTCATCATACTATTTCGTTAGAGCACAGGCCAGAATCTTCTTGGCAATGTTTCCATCAACTGGGAATGAGAACAGTATTCTCTGTGATCTTATGTTGTACTCACCCTGAATGTTACATCTTTGTCTAAGACATCCATAGAAAAGGTGACCAAGGGATATAGTCGGttaatgcttttctttttcaGATTGTAGTACCACCACTTCCAGGGAAAGCTCTAAAGAGACAGCTGCCGTTCAGAGGGGATGAAGGGATATTTGAAGAGTCATTCATTGAAGAAAGAAAGCAGGGCCTGGAACAGTTTATTAACAAGTAATGTGTTTATAACATTTATCTGTTTTTCTACAGTTAACATTTAGAGCCTTAGTTATGAGAATGATGCCTTTTATAACTATTCCCTTCAGTACAATGTGGTCTTCTAAAACAAACTACTTGGTTATCTTAATTTTTCTTATTAAACTATACAGTTTGCCATTTAAAGAGGAAGGAAAGCCTCAAATATTAATGTATAGATTCAGAAATGTTATCCTGTGTactttacaatttaattttttaagccATTTTTGAGAAAAGAgaggctttattaaaaaatttaggTGTTAGGTTTGGGGTCTTATGAGCTTTATTCCCCTTAAATTTCTCTGTATAGTACCTTTTGTGTGTGTAATATCATCTGTTGCCAATGGCTGCATTATGGTCTTTGTTTTTAGCAATGGTTGAGAGTCTGCTGTAAACCATAAATGGCTGTAGGTAAATTGTTTTTAACCTCTTGATGCTTTATGACGTGCTCTATTCAGCTGACCGGCCTATCTAGTCTTTTACTGTTGTCTGTGTTTTCTATGACCCATGAGTTctcattgcctttttttttttgtatttgcaggATTGCTGGCCATCCCCTTGCCCAGAATGAGCGGTGTCTCCATATGTTCTTGCAAGATGAAATAATTGATAGGAATTATGTGCCAGGCAAAGTGCGCCAATAGGAGACAAAGGCAAATCCCTTCACACCTTTTTATTACCCCTCACATCCTGATCACCTGctaaattacatatatttttacactACTTCCACTTTAACTCCCTTCTCTGCCATGTTTCCCTGTTGCCTTTAAAAGGTCACTCTGTTTCTGTTCCTGCTGCTCTCTACTAAATGATGCCTGAGGGTGCTGACAGAAACATTAGACAAGCTTGGCAACCTCTTGTTCCCTGGTTATCTCTGGAAAAGGAGATTCAGCACCAGAACCTCCATTTACGTGTCTTGGCTCTGCAGCAAGAGTGGTGTTGATATTAAAATGTTAACCCCTCTTAAGACCACAGTGACCTTGCTGTGGAAGGCTATggatattatttaaaggggaacgtaGGTCCCTCTCCATGTTTCTTGACCTTAGCGACAAATATGTTGATTTGTTATGGTCTGAGGCTAATTAATTATGCACTTTCCACCCCTCATTATATAATTACATGTGTTTATATaacattcaaaaaaaatgttcatttatggTGTACAAGCAGTTCTAAAAAGAGGCAAGTTTTAAATCATGTCTGCTTTAATATGCAAGTGACCAAACCATTATTGGTCAGAATATGATTTAGCAACTCAGACCTATGCTTGCTGCAGAAATTCTGAGATTAAAGAAGCATTGAAGCTTTGAATACCTTGTTGCTAAGAAGAGCAGGCACAACAGAGATGACATAAGGATTCCAGAGCCAGGTGGTGAATTCTGTGTAGCTCTCTCATCCCATACTTTCAAAGaaaatatctttttaattatGGAGCTAAAAGGAATAAATTTTTTTCCAGGCAAAAATTCTACATCCACTTCAGAGATTTGCTTAAATTGCCTGTGATCAATGTGGGGAAGACATTTCCATGGCTAGATTTATGGAGTTGGTCCCTAGGATTTGCAGGGAGGGTAACATCTAATGAAGATTCACTACTCTTCTTGTTCAGCTGCATATGTGGGGTGGAGGTTGTCTTCAGGGTCATGACTGGATGGAGAGTGGGGAGCATTGTCCACAGCAGGAAATTATCAGCTGCAGATTCAAAGGACAGTCACAGTCATCACTGGTCAGCTCTTGATAGGGCATCTCATATCTGTCACTAGAGGAGTTTGTGTGAACACCGGTGTAAGCCAATCAGTTGCATCAGTGTCAAGCCTGGGGTTCTGGGCATCTTTGCTGCCTGCATCCTTGTGTTGGAGAACAtttctgtgtatataaatatctatatctcaaaaacaaatttgttttttctctggtTTCTTTTGGCATATTATGAAAGATTATCCTAACCCTTAGTTGTAGTAAGCTGGAACCAGGTGGCTTCTATGACCACAcatatttattttgatatttaattataatatactattacattttattagtCATAATTGTAATGTAGTTAGTTGGCaaattaattactttaatatattATGCACACAAAGAAGGATCCTTAAGAAAATATATGTATGCAAACTATATGACAGATGACCCCATATTCAATGATTGGGCTTCACAGTACTGTGCAGATCTAAACACCAGCTTTCAATTGTACTTTATATCAAACCTGAGGATTTTTGTTTAGTCTACTTGATATTTTCTTGTGCTGTTTTTGCTAAGTTGGGACAAACTGACATCAATGAGCAGTAAACACAATGTCATGGGTTTTGACTGCAGATGTTATAAACACAACTGCAGttacttcaattatccagaccttgactggggtaatggggttgctaagacagaaaaagctagtaggtttgtaaatatgctgaatgacaacttttttattccagctcgttcaagaacctactaggactaactctcttttggaccttgtaataactaacaatactgaactcatctctaacatttgtgtgggtgagcatttagggaatagtgatcataacatggtctcctttgagattctgttgcagaagcaattctataagggagtaactaaaacactaaatttcagacgtgcaaactttgccCTTAGTATAAggtcatctctgcaacatattaagtgggaaatgtttttcacagggttaaacacagaacaaaaatgggaagtctttaaaatgctgcttaataaatatacttgtcagtatattccacttgtaagcaaggaacgtcgttgcaaagcaaaacctttttggttcaatagaagcgttggtgttgaggtgggtaagaaaagacgtgcttttaaggctttc
This Xenopus laevis strain J_2021 chromosome 8S, Xenopus_laevis_v10.1, whole genome shotgun sequence DNA region includes the following protein-coding sequences:
- the snx12.S gene encoding sorting nexin 12 S homeolog isoform X1, whose product is MRGRFSGPGVSGPAVFGSWFPVAMSDSTVADTRRLNSKPQDLTDAYGPPSNFLEIDIFNPQTVGVGRNRYTVYELRMRTNLPIFKLKDSCVRRRYSDFEWLKNELERDSKSVNAFLFQIVVPPLPGKALKRQLPFRGDEGIFEESFIEERKQGLEQFINKIAGHPLAQNERCLHMFLQDEIIDRNYVPGKVRQ
- the snx12.S gene encoding sorting nexin 12 S homeolog; translation: MSDSTVADTRRLNSKPQDLTDAYGPPSNFLEIDIFNPQTVGVGRNRYTVYELRMRTNLPIFKLKDSCVRRRYSDFEWLKNELERDSKIVVPPLPGKALKRQLPFRGDEGIFEESFIEERKQGLEQFINKIAGHPLAQNERCLHMFLQDEIIDRNYVPGKVRQ